The Paenibacillus antri nucleotide sequence AGTGACCTCCTCACGAATGATTTACGCTGTCTTTCAACAACGCATACGGATCATTCTAGCAGGAGGCGCTATGGAGTGGCTTACTTCGTCCGGAACGACGTGCCGGAGACGCTCGGCGGCGAGGCGATGCCGGATCACGGCGAAATTTGGTCGCTGCCGTGGGAGTACGAGGTGCGGCGCGAGGCGGACGAAGCAACGGTAAAGCTGTGGGTGGAGACGCCGGTGTCCGCGTGCCGCGTGGAGAAGACGATCCGGCTGCGCTCCGGCGAAGCGAAGCTGCGGTTCTCGCATCGGCTGACGAATGTCGGCCGCGGCGAGCTGCCGTATTTATGGAAGCTGCATGCGGCGGTGAAGGCCGACGAGCACGGCCGGATCGACGTCGGCGCGGGGCGGGCGTACCTCGAGGATTTCGGTCCGCCGCGCACCGGCAAGACGGGCGTCGGCTACGATTGGCCGTTCGCGGCCGGCGAAGACGGAACGCGCCACGATATGCGGCTGTGCCTCCCGGCGTCGTCCGCCGTGAACGAGTTCCAATATTTGACGGAGCTGACCGGGGGTTGGTGCGTGTACACGGACACGGCGTCCGGCATCGGCCTCGGCCTCGCCTTCGATCCGGAGGCGTTCCCGTCGTGCTGGCTGTTCGCGACGTACGGCGGCTGGCGCGGCCTGTCCACCGTCGTGCTGGAGCCGTGCACCGGAACTCCGATATCGGTGACGGACGGCGTCGCCGCGGGCACCCACCGGACGCTGGCCGCCGGAGAGACGTTCGCGACCGAGGTGACGGCGGTCGTCTACGGCGGGCTGAAGGCCGTGACCGGCATCGACCGCGACGGCAACGTAACGGGAGAGACGAAGCCTTGAAGAGATTCGGAGGAACGTCCGTGCCCGCGAAGGGCGGCGCGACCGGTATCGGTTGGCCGGTGACTGTTTTGGATGCATCTCGGCTGCCTGCCCTCAAAGGTTCGTTCGACAATTGTCGGCATATATACTTCAGCCCCGCCCAGCAGGCCGACGTCAGCATCAGCGGCCCCGACTGGAATACAGCTCGGCATACGGCCCCTGCATGTCTAGCAGCTCCCGGTGCGTACCTTGCTCGACGACGCTCCCGTTCCGCATGACGAGAATCAGGTCGGCATCGCGGATCGCGCGGGAGGCGGGGAAGGCGTCGGGGACGCTCCCGCCTTTTTCCATGTGCTGTTATGTTAAGGATACTTTGCATTATGTTAAGTAAACTGTATACAGGAGTATGTTGACGAGGGAGGTGTGCCTCCATGCTGAGGAATCGGGTTCGGGAGCTGAGAGCCCGCTTTCAGTTTACGCAATCGGAGCTGGCGAAGCGGGCGGGGGTCACCTGGCAGACGATCGCGTTCATCGAGAAGGGGAATTTTCCCCGTCCGTGGCGCTTGCGCTGCGGATCGCGGGACATTTTCAATGCAAGGTCGAAGACGTGTTTTGGCTGGAGGAGGAGTGAGAATGATCAGACTGCTGCGTTCGCCTGCCGGCGGTCCCGTCATGGCTCGTTCCCTACGTTAATGTCGCCTTGGCCGTCTGCGTGCTGCTCACGCTGTCGTGGCTTGCGGCCGTCATACTGCATAATCGCAGGCATCCGAAACAGAAGGTATGATGGTCGGGATTGTATCCCGTAGAGTTCAGAGAAGAGGACGAGGGGATGCGCTGGCTGACGTTCGAGGCGTGCAGGAAGGTGTATATA carries:
- a CDS encoding DUF5107 domain-containing protein; amino-acid sequence: MAYFVRNDVPETLGGEAMPDHGEIWSLPWEYEVRREADEATVKLWVETPVSACRVEKTIRLRSGEAKLRFSHRLTNVGRGELPYLWKLHAAVKADEHGRIDVGAGRAYLEDFGPPRTGKTGVGYDWPFAAGEDGTRHDMRLCLPASSAVNEFQYLTELTGGWCVYTDTASGIGLGLAFDPEAFPSCWLFATYGGWRGLSTVVLEPCTGTPISVTDGVAAGTHRTLAAGETFATEVTAVVYGGLKAVTGIDRDGNVTGETKP